GGATCCAGGGGCGAAGGGCCGGTCCGGCAGGTTCCGGGTTTGCTCAACTGGACCGGAGGTGCACAGTTCGCGGGCACCTATAAATACCCCTGTAGCCCAGATCCACCTGATCCAACATGGCCGCTCCTCTCCAGACCGACGACTTCAGGCGATTGCAGGAGCGATCGGCCTGGACAGGAGAGCACTTTGGCGTGCAGCGGATCGGGATCTTTGGCTCGGTTGCCAGGGGGGAGAATACCCCGACGAGCGATATCGACATCCTCGTCGAATTTTCGAGGGGAAAGGCAACGTTCCGGAACTTCATGGCCCTGATCG
This is a stretch of genomic DNA from Methanofollis fontis. It encodes these proteins:
- a CDS encoding nucleotidyltransferase family protein; protein product: MAAPLQTDDFRRLQERSAWTGEHFGVQRIGIFGSVARGENTPTSDIDILVEFSRGKATFRNFMALI